Within Flavobacterium pisciphilum, the genomic segment TGGAAACATTGCCTATACTTATAATGCAACAGGACAAAAAGTGCTGAAAATTGTAACTAGTGGAACTAATAAAACGAGTACTGATTATGTTAATGGATATCAATATGAGAATAACATACTTCAGTTCTTCCCTCAATCAGAGGGCTATGTAAATAACAATTCGGGAACTTTTGAGTATATTTACCAGTATAAAGATCATTTAGGGAATGTACGCTTGAGTTATGATAAAAACCTGAGTATTGTTGACGAAAATAATTATTACCCGTTTGGATTAAAACAAATGGGATATAACGATGTCATTAGTTCTTTAGGTAATGCAGTTGCTAAAAAGTATAAGTACAACAACAAAGAGCTCCAAGACGAGCTGGGGCTTAACTTCTACGACTATGGTGCACGTAATTACGACCCTGCACTTGGACGTTGGATGAACATTGACCCGTTAGCGGAGCAATTATATAGTAATACGCCTTACAATTATGTTAGCAATAATCCATTGAATTTTATTGACCCTGATGGACGTTCTGGAATTGGAACACTTGATGAGAAAAACAAAACGGTTACAATTAGCTCAACTATGTATTTTTACGGTGGCGGAGCGAGTAAGCAACAAGCTACTGATACAGCTACAAATATTCAGAAGCTTTGGAATGCCGCAGGAGGAACGATGGATATTGATGGAGTTACATATTCCGTACAATTTGCAATATCAGGCGAATATGTTAGCGAACAAGACGCAACAGATATGGCAAAGAACAATGGAAGTGATGCAGAAAATAATTTTGTCCGCGTAGAAGACGGTTCGCAATTGAGTTTTAAATCTTCTTTTTACGATACCCCAGGTAATTCAGGGTACTTTATAGGAAGCGAGTTAAACAATGGCTCTACTGATGGTCACGAGTTCGGACACGGTTTAGGTTGGTACGAAGCGGGCGAGGCCGACGGCGGTAGACATGATGCGACAGTCGACAGCGGTGTTCCTGGCATCATGTCGCCAAGAGGAACACCAGTTTCTGACCAATACGGTTACGGTGGACAACCAGCGGGACAGAAAACCATGAGTCCATATAGACGTGGCGTACTAGCTTCGGATATTACGAAACTTAATATTGATACAAAAACTCTGAAATCTTCTGGAACGGTAAACGTTGGAACGGCAACAAATAACATATATAATGCAAATGGTACAGTTAAGACACCTTAAGTTAATTTCAATATTGATTATTTTACTATCTATTTCGTCTTGCGCAACTGCGCAGAAAATAGACGATGAGACAAAAGGTAAAATTGAGGAAGCTAAAAAAACTAATGAATTAAAAATTCAGAATAGAAATCGCTACAAGGAAATTCCAAATGAAATTTTCGAGTTACGTGGCCTTCAAATTTTGTCTTTTTCGGGTTCGGAATGTGATATTAAACCATGTACAAATATTTCAAGAATCCCTGCCAAAATTCGGAATCTAAAGAGTCTTAGACAGCTCAATCTAGTTATGAATGATTTAAAATCATTGCCCGTAGAAATGAACAGCTTAAAACTGGAAAGTCTTGATTTGTCAAACAATTTTGATATAGATATTTCCAATCTCGATATAAAATCATTAAAGATTTTAAATTTAAATGATTGTAATCTGAATAGTTTGCCAAAGGGTATTTGGAACATGAAAAAATTAACCGTTTTGGGCATTGAAGGGAATGATAATATTCCAGAAGAGCAAATAACTCGGCTTAAGAAAGAAATGCCAAATTGTGTTATTTACACGAAGTAGTTATTTGATGATTAACTCAGATGGCTCGGATATATTGCCAACGATAGCGGTTTTGCAAACCGTGTTCCCCCGCTAGTCCGAACAATTAGTAGCCATTAGGCTAGTGCGAGTGTCACACTCGTACCCACAACAATAAGCAAACAAACCAAGAACCACTCCATTTTTAAGAGTGGTTTCTTTAGTTTAAATAGTGAGTTTATGTAAAAAAACAATGATTTTTTTTGTACCAAAACAGCTAGTTATTCAGTATGAGTCTCACGTATTTGTTATAGAGCCTCAGAACTCCCCCTGCTGGCGCGAGCATCTTGCTCGTGAGCTCATGTATGTCTCTTCTTAAAAAAAGTTTACATATTTCAAATACAAATACAATAGTTTGCAGTATTTTCCAACAGCTGAGGGTATGTAAACAACACTCCTGTAAATGGTACCAACAGTTATAATTATGTATTTAATTATACGGATCATTTAGGAAATGTTCGCCTTAGCTACAAAAAAAATGCTCAAAACGTTCTTGAAATTCTTGAAGAGAATAATTATTACCCGTTTGGATTAAAACATGAGGGATATAATACCGATAATAAACAACAAAATTATAAGTATAAATACAACGGGAAAGAACTGCAAGACGAGAGTATTGGTGGGAATCAGCTTAATGTTTATGATTATGGATTTAGATTATACGACCCAGCAATTGGAAGAATGCAAAATCCTGACCCTTTAGCAGAATTAGCTTATGAATTAACACCAAATCGCTATTGTTTTAATAATCCTGTAAATTTTATAGACCCAAGTGGATTATGGGAAATTACTGCAGGAGGAGGATATACCACAAATAAAGAAGAAGATATAAAACGGTTTATGTCTTACTTGGGATTTGAAAATAATGCTTTGAATAATTCCCCTACATTTGAGCAACAAAGTACTTTTATCGATGGTGAGATGTCTGTAGGAGGACAAGGCAAATTAAGTGATGGTTCAACTTTAGCGGATGAATTCTCAGTAACAACATATAAACAAGATGATGGAGGAATTAAAGGTTATGCCGATGAAAAGTCATTTGGTAATTTTTGGCATGGAGTTCAAAAAAATCTAACTCCAAATGGTTTAGACACAAGAACCGTTGGGCACAATATTTTTTGGCTAACCTATCCTGGTCCATTGAATCCAAAGACTTATGCTGGTGATGATGATTATTCATATGTTCCTAATAGAGTTGAGGAATATTCTGCACTTGCTCATGATTTAGGATATGATAGATTAAATATTAGAGGTGGCGGGGGGGTACTGCTAAAAGTGCGAGTGTTGCAGATTATAAATTTGTTACACAAGAATTAGCTATAGCTCTATCTCCAGCTTTCAGTCTAAGGAGTAGATTTTCAGCAGGTGTAGTGGGTGTCGGCTTAGGGCTTGCCGCTCTGCCAAAAACAGTATTAGACACTAGAAGTAACGAAAGTATGAATATGCAAACTAATGCAACAATAATGGGACATTAAAATGAATAAAATAAAAAGAAAATTGTATTTACTATTTTTAATAGTGATATGCATAAATTGTGATGGTACTTTAGGTGGTTTTAATAATTTGAGTTTTCCAGTCCCAAAGAAAAAACTAGAAGTTGCTTTTGATAGCCTATATTCTAATTATCCTGAGTATAAAATCCCAGCCAAGTATCAAAATTTTAATAATTGGTCAAAAAGGGGATATGATTTCTTAGATAGTCGCATATTTTATTTCAGCCAATCACCAGAGGAGATGTATTATATTTCATTTGTTGGGGATGAACAAAACCTTAAGGATACCACCCATATAGATATTGCTATCCGTGCGGTTTT encodes:
- a CDS encoding RHS repeat-associated core domain-containing protein yields the protein MLEENNYYPFGLKHEGYNTDNKQQNYKYKYNGKELQDESIGGNQLNVYDYGFRLYDPAIGRMQNPDPLAELAYELTPNRYCFNNPVNFIDPSGLWEITAGGGYTTNKEEDIKRFMSYLGFENNALNNSPTFEQQSTFIDGEMSVGGQGKLSDGSTLADEFSVTTYKQDDGGIKGYADEKSFGNFWHGVQKNLTPNGLDTRTVGHNIFWLTYPGPLNPKTYAGDDDYSYVPNRVEEYSALAHDLGYDRLNIRGGGGVLLKVRVLQIINLLHKN
- a CDS encoding leucine-rich repeat domain-containing protein, which codes for MVQLRHLKLISILIILLSISSCATAQKIDDETKGKIEEAKKTNELKIQNRNRYKEIPNEIFELRGLQILSFSGSECDIKPCTNISRIPAKIRNLKSLRQLNLVMNDLKSLPVEMNSLKLESLDLSNNFDIDISNLDIKSLKILNLNDCNLNSLPKGIWNMKKLTVLGIEGNDNIPEEQITRLKKEMPNCVIYTK